From one Lotus japonicus ecotype B-129 chromosome 3, LjGifu_v1.2 genomic stretch:
- the LOC130746349 gene encoding protein LATE ELONGATED HYPOCOTYL-like translates to MDAADSSSEEVIVKTRKPYTITKQRERWTEEEHNRFLEALKLHGRAWQRIEEHIGTKSAVQIRSHAQKFFTKLEKEALVKGVPIGQAIDIDIPPPRPKRKPSNPYPRKSSAVTATLQSGEKDVKLNSVESSHVESSHVKLTLDLEKEPLPEKHNVDEGPTTVKENKDGDHLEVFTVGPDVPYSSVSSANKSSVSTSVPWGSSGALKEITPSLKEVIALDGTNESFITIELGNRKLATNDGKQTNGCSKDSKLEDSEASQVKLVQSEKTDGLNCAFTIDGMQSNQNYPRHVTVQVFDGNVSTNTQNPSQDMRLRDSIFQPIGEVNGQPKVFTNSAASNTGESQSNTGQSSIHQSFLPYPPFTQHNQDDYQSFIHMSSTFSSLVVSNLLQNPAAHAAASFAATYWPHARPETLADSSRCSEGGFPCRQMGSPPSMAAIVAATVAAATAWWATHGLLPMCAPPHTAFAFPPASVTAVPSVNTDEGPASEIEQGNTYIQNPPQQGQILDPEHSEAQQTQHSALKSPTITSSDSENGDAKLHTLLKATDHEMKEVSQHLDSNITKGKTLVDRSSCGSNTSSSDLETDALEKDEKGKEELETLDANLLAAEFINRRYRTVSNLTDSWKEVSEEGRVAFRALFSRQVLPQSFSPPQNLKNKDHQLDNIMDDKLNTDDKDKDDVDRQKCSSSYEGMQKNLPFFEINEEGQVTIGLEQGKLNTRRTGFKPYKRCSMEAKENRVGTTSNQGDEKGCKRIRLEREAST, encoded by the exons ATGGATGCGGCGGACTCCTCTAGCGAAGAAGTGATTGTTAAG ACAAGAAAGCCATATACAATCACAAAGCAAAGAGAACGATGGACGGAGGAGGAGCATAATAGGTTTCTCGAAGCTCTGAAGCTACATGGGCGAGCATGGCAGCGCATAGAAG AGCATATAGGAACAAAGTCTGCTGTGCAAATCAGGAGCCATGCACAGAAGTTCTTTACTAAG TTGGAGAAAGAGGCCCTGGTGAAGGGTGTTCCAATTGGACAAGCTATTGATATTGACATTCCCCCTCCAAGGCCTAAAAGAAAACCAAGCAATCCTTATCCTCGGAAGTCGAGTGCTGTCACTGCAACATTACAAAGTGGAGAAAAGGATGTAAAACTCAATTCAGTGGAATCTTCGCATGTTGAATCTTCGCATGTTAAACTAACACTGGACTTGGAAAAAGAGCCACTTCCAGAg AAACATAATGTAGACGAAGGTCCAACAACTGTAAAAGAAAATAAGGACGGAGACCACTTAGAAGTATTTACTGTTGGCCCAGATGTACCTTATTCCTCTGTATCTTCAGCAAACAAGAGTTCAGTATCAACGTCAGTGCCTTGGGGAAGTTCAGGCGCTTTAAAGGAGATTACGCCTTCACTGAAAGAGGTAATAGCACTAGATGGAACAAATGAATCTTTTATCACTATTGAACTTGGAAATCGAAAGTTGGCGACCAATGATGGAAAACAGACTAATGGCTGTAGTAAAGACTCCAAGTTGGAGGATTCTGAAGCTTCACAAGTGAAATTGGTTCAAAGTGAGAAAACAGATGGTCTTAATTGTGCATTTACAATAGATGGAATGCAGAGCAATCAGAATTACCCTAGACATGTTACTGTGCAAGTTTTTGATGGGAATGTAAGCACAAACACTCAAAATCCATCTCAAGATATGCGGTTACGAGACTCCATATTTCAGCCAATAGGAGAGGTTAATGGGCAACCTAAGGTTTTTACCAATTCAGCTGCATCAAACACAGGGGAAAGTCAAAGTAACACAGGACAATCGTCTATTCACCAATCATTTCTTCCTTATCCTCCCTTCACACAACATAATCAAGATGATTACCAATCATTTATTCACATGTCCTCCACATTTTCAAGCCTTGTTGTCTCTAACTTGCTGCAAAATCCAGCAGCTCATGCTGCAGCAAGTTTTGCTGCTACATATTGGCCCCATGCACGCCCAGAAACTTTAGCAGATTCTTCTAGGTGCTCCGAAGGAGGTTTTCCATGTAGGCAAATGGGCTCTCCTCCAAGTATGGCAGCTATTGTAGCTGCTACTGTTGCTGCTGCAACTGCATGGTGGGCAACTCATGGATTGCTTCCTATGTGTGCTCCTCCCCATACTGCTTTTGCCTTCCCTCCTGCATCAGTGACTGCTGTTCCATCAGTGAATACTGATGAAGGACCAGCGTCGGAGATAGAGCAAGGAAATACTTATATACAAAATCCTCCTCAGCAAGGTCAGATACTGGATCCAGAACACTCTGAAGCTCAACAAACTCAACATTCAGCTTTGAAGTCACCAACTATTACATCATCAGATTCTGAGAATGGAGATGCCAAGTTACATACTTTATTGAAGGCTACTGATCATGAGATGAAAGAAGTTTCTCAGCACCTTGATTCCAATATAACGAAGGGCAAAACCCTGGTTGACCGTTCCTCATGTGGTTCCAACACCTCTAGTAGCGATTTGGAGACTGATGCATTAGAAAAGGATGAGAAAGGGAAGGAAGAGCTTGAAACTCTTGATGCTAACCTTTTAGCTGCTGAGTTTATTAACCGTCGTTATAGAACTGTTAGCAACCTTACTGATTCTTGGAAGGAGGTTTCTGAAGAG GGGCGAGTGGCCTTTCGGGCTCTATTCTCCAGACAGGTGCTGCCTCAAAGCTTTTCACCTCCACAGAATTTGAAAAATAAGGATCATCAATTGGACAACATCATGGACGACAAGCTAAACACAGATGACAAAGATAAAGACGACGTTGACCGCCAGAAATGCAGTTCTAGTTATGAAGGAATGCAGAAAAACCTGCCATTCTTTGAAATTAACGAGGAAGGACAGGTAACCATTGGGCTTGAACAAGGAAAGCTCAATACTCGTCGAACAGGCTTTAAGCCCTACAAAAGATGTTCCATGGAGGCCAAGGAAAACCGGGTTGGTACGACCAGCAACCAAGGTGATGAGAAAGGTTGTAAGAGAATACGTTTGGAAAGAGAGGCTTCAACTTGA